aagtcgccacctcatcacaggcccaacacagacagacagacaacattcacactcatattcacacaccagggccaatttagtgttgccaatcaatcattaaaaataaatatttatgaaatacatttaaagATTTGGAAAATTATGTATTGTGAATGGTTCATTTAATAATGGATACTTATTTTGTATACTCTGTGGTCAACAATTACAAAGTCATGTAATAATTTAAGTTTCAAGCTCACTCAAAGCAAACAAGTTTGTCACCGCTGATCTAATACattgaaaataaaattaaatatgaataataataatgttatttaACTTTATTTAATAATAGGATATTGATATGTGGGGGTATTTTTGGTGCTACAATTCAAAAGAAATATTAAGATATTAGAATTTTCAAAGTTTGGATTTAGGGAAATTTATAGGTTTTTGACCATAtcaataaatatacaatataaaatgtTCGCTTGATTATTGCTGGGGTTACGTTCCAGGATCCCTCACCCCGAGTCTTTATAAGCCCTCCACACAGCTTTCACATACATTTAGAAACGCATTATATGCTCTTTGAATACTCCCTAAAACCTACATCATTTGAACATAAAACTTAAACACTCAAATCTCGACAAAGTACTTAAACATTTACAGTAAGTGAATCAGGAAGTGGCAAAGCAGCacttaaatactttttttatgcATGTATACTCTGGAACCTCCATCACAAATAGAAGGTAGGCTTTTTAAACAATACATCTCTTTTTCCTATATTGCATCTGATGACCATAATTCGAAAAACAGGATTCATTGTCATTTAATAAACACATTATAGAGATATTTTAGAGTTAAACAAATTTGACATTACAAGTCAGTCCTAAACAAATTTGACATTACAAGCCAGTACTGTATTTTATGTCGTGTTCTTTACACCGTCACACGTAATAGATGGAATGGATCATTTTAACATCAGGTGTTCATAGTGATCTTGTTTCATGATTCATGAGTCAAATGAGCAACAGTATAGCAAGGTGATCAATATATCTGACTGTGAATTTTCTCTCTGGCCTGAGAAGGATCAGAAGGTTGCTTTAGACGAGAAGCCGTCCGACGTTGGCCAAGAGATGATGGAAGACTTGCAAGATCCTGGTGAACGTGTTCAGCCTCAAGAGGAGGTGCGACACGACGCTAGAGTAGAAGAGGATGAATCCATACGACACAGAGATCAACACAATGGACAACAAGCCCCAGAAGCCTTTGCAGCAGAACATGGAGGACATGAACAGGAAGTCCGTGCACATCAGGACCAACAGGAAATgtgaacacaaacaaacaaaccaaacaaAGACTAAAGACATGTTTTATCCAATAAAAGAAGATGGATCTAGTGGAACATGGATCGTTCATTGGAATATAGTCAAAAGGGAACAGAGGGTTGAGTGAAACAAATTTAAGACTCAAGCCctaattaattttgatgattatttataaactttattttggATTATTTCAAGCTGTGGTATGGAACTTTGTATGTATTTTCTTCCACTTTCATTTGAAAAGATTTTCAAGATGCAATGTGCACTTTTTTTAGGAGTTGTTttgaacacacaaaaacaaacgtTCAATTTAAATTAACTGCTGTCTtattatataaaacaaaacaattttacaTAATTAACTTGATGGAATATAAGTTGAACAGTTATGATTTTAAAAATCATATTCAATTAGATGTGATACAACAGTAATTGTTTTATATTTCTCTGTATTGTGGATTGTGTTACAAATGTCCTCTTTGCCTCTTTTTAAACCCTTTTCACAAAGAGAAAATAAAACCTTTCTTTTTTCCTTCTGTCTTTTTCCCCATGTCCACAAAACATGATGAGCTTGccttatatttaatattattgaCATGGTTCTATTGAAGTTCATGTGGTCGGCAACCTTCAGCCTCCAAAGAACCATTTGAGCCCATTTCCAACCAAATAAAACCTACCGACAGCCGCAAACTCTGTTTGATCCCTGAAATGACGACAACGCCACTTGTATCTCCACTTATGAAATAGTATTTACGAAATCAAACACTAGACAGAAAACGACTCactaaattgttgttttttgctcTGATCAGCTTTCCGCAGCAGTTCCAAAACTGCTCTTTTCTGTCTTCTCCAGCTAGGTATATTTTCGCAAATGTTTGTTCTAGAAATGTcttcaacatttttttgttgtttgctattttctccccacATATTAAGCACACACATGAACCAATCTCGTCAACAGTGAAGGTAAAttaatccatacatccattttttaccgcttgtccctttcggggtcgcggggggtgctatagagcctatctcagctgcattctccaTGATGCATTAATTGATCTATTTTTGCGGCAATTGCTAGCTTACCGCATGTTGAGCGCTAAAAAAACTATACAATTATTTGGCAACAAATGACACATAGGGGGTGTGACATACATTTCGAGCGACagaatatcaaaatgttttatttatttattacaataccacagaactctccaaaaataataataaaaatccaCTAACTatataaaatagaattaataaaaataaatgtattgacATTTTTGTGTCAAAGGCAATCCAAAGAGAGCCAGGGCAGAGGCATGACAAAGGACAaaggatgtgacgtcacaatatcCCGGAAGTTGATGTGTCAACATATGTTTATGTCATTAAACTTTGTTATTGTAACATTATTATCAATACTATTCGTATTTTAGTAGTTATTGTTAGgggttttatgttattttttttcgtGGTATCGAAAATTGCACATGCGTGGCAGTTCGGTTGCTAAGCGACGACAAAAATGGCGGCCACTATTAAAGTGCAGATTTGATTTATCGTGATTTAGAACAAGTCATTGTTAATAGTATTTTATAGTAGAACTGTAGTTGTATTGATGTTTCTATTGCTAGAAGTATAGTTGGAGCAGCTATTAGCCGAGCTTGTATTACAACGGCACGTGGCAACAATTAAGTGCAAGTTGGTTTTCTATAGTTAAAAGCAAGTAATGGTTATTAGTAATAACCATTACtaatactattactattactaatagtagtattaataacttattactactactattagtaTTTGTTGTAGAAAACATAATAGTTATTATTAGTGTTTGTTCTTCGTTGTAGTCTCGTCGTACTGTCGGTTGCTAGGCGACGACAAAAATGGCTGTCAACATTAAAACTGCAGGTTTGTTTGTTATGTCGTTATAATCCATCCAGCCAAATGTTGTAAATTTCAAAATGTTAAgtgtttctttgtttattttcccCTCATCAGAGGTGCAGAAAAAGATTCGAGCCGCTTTCGAGGCGTTTGACTACCAATCAAACCAGACAGCGGATGTGAGGTGAGCTCCTCCTTTGCTACACATAAATAATACACTTGTGTACATCATGATATGAAGTTTGTGCTATGTGTAACATCCTTGTTTCCTAGAGAGATTGGCACTATCATCTATTCTCTGGGTTGCTTCCCCACTCAGGCAGACCTCCACAACTTCATAGCAGAGGTATGTTATTGTATATTATTACATCATCACAGCTGTTTGTCATGTGCACTAGTTCAAATTATAGGCAAGCGGAGTCAGTTCTAAAATGGATAGTGTAACTTACATTTTCCTAAATTATGCTCTTTTTCTTTAATAGAAGCTCTTGACAAAATAAACGCCACGCCTCAAATAAACGGCTCTTTTTTTATAGCCATCAGATGTCTGTGATTACCTTTACTAAAACTACCATGTGTGCCCTGTAGACATTACAGTTTTACCACAAAATACAGCACTTGCAGAGCAGACTTGCACCTGTAAAGTTGGCGTTCCCAGTAGAATTCAAAGACACAGTGTTTCTATACTGGTATGTGTGTTGTGGTACATTTCAGCCTAAAAGCTACAAAACATTTCAACTTTGACCCAAAAGGCCTTGATGAGTTTGAGGCAATAAAACATAGCAAATagataaaagaaagtaaaaagtaGAAGGTAACGAGTAGGTAAAcataagtaaaagaaggtaaaaataatgtaaatataggttaaaaaaaaggttaaaaaaaataggtacacataggtaaaataaggtaaaaagtaggtaaacataggtaaacataggtacagaAGGTAAAAGGAAAGTGAGCATAGGTAAAAAATTAAGTAAACAggtgaaaaatttaaaaagtaggTAAAAGAAGGAAAGAAAGTAAGTAAACATaggcaaaaataagaaaaaaatagctTAACAGTAGATAAACTGGTAAAAAAGTAGGTCAAAAGGTAAAACGTAggtaaggtaaaagaaggtaaaaatagatgaacaggtaaaaagtaggtaaacataggtcAAATAaggttaaaaagtaaataaacataGGTTAAAGAAGGTAAAATGTAGGTAACTTTGGGTAAAAAATAGGTAAACATAGCTAAAGAAGGCAAAAAGGAGCTAAACATAGGTAACAGGAGGTTAAAAAGTAGGTTAACATAGGTAAACAAGTAGGTAAATATACTGTAGGTAAATGACGGTTACCAAGTGGGTAAAAAGTAAGTACACATTGGTGAaataaggtaaaaagtaggtaaaagAAGATTAAAAAGTCAGTAAAAACAGGTAAAGGAAGGTTTAAACATAGGTAAACAGGTCAAAAAGTAGCCAAATTAAATTTAAAAGAAGgtacaaaataagtacaaaagtaggtaaacataggtaaaataaggtaaatacctaaatataaatgttgacgATAGCATAATGCTAAtttgttcaaaaaaataataatttagaaAAATGTACTACTAAATTCCTAGCTAACCCAaataaacacttttattttacTTCTGTAAAAAATCTTAACATTTTGCTGTCAAACCAGGTAGAAGAGGACGAAACAGGATACATCCATCTGGATCGCTTCCTGCCCGCCATGACCACAGTTCTACTGGAACACAAGTGGGATTAACTCTCAGATCCACTGATTGTTGCTGGTTTCAGAAAATATATGAATAATTATAACTAGACTACATTACTGTACCTCATGTAGTGTATTAGAAAACATTACAATACTCTTCACAATATTtgctggcattgtgtgtgtgcgtgcgtgtgtgtgtgtgtgcgtgtgtgtgcttgtgtgtgtgtgtgtatgttcaaGGTTCCCTCCCATTACTGAGGACGTTCTGCTTCAAGCCTTTGAGGTGAGACCGCCGGCGTAGTGGTGGTGTTCTTCATGCCGCTACGCTGCCATAAAGAGTCTTGTTGGAAAGCAGCAAGTGTTACAAGTTGAAGTAGTAAAATAAGCAACAGTTGACCTGCAGCTGCCAACATGATTAGCATAATTGTCTGCTACAAATCAGCTGTCATGCCAATTTGTCAGTAAGGCAAGTCGAACATGTAATAAATATACTGGGCGGCACATTAACattttcagtcatttcacttaaTAAAGTTTACTAATTGTAATAAACTTATGGatattgttgtggcttgtgcagctctttgagacacttgtgattaagggctatataaatacaatttgattgattgattgatataaatggaaaaatatttaatcaaaaattatttggaaaatgatgattataaaacatttataaaaagtattcacatttttttcccccaaataaagtaaataaaaaatattttttggataaaACACAACAATCACCATATAAATACTGGTATGCAGATTGCAATTTAATttaaggacatttttttttttactctattgaAGTGGTTCGCAAACATTTTTCGGAAAGAATGTGGGCTTCCAAGTACCTCCATATCGACCAaccttaaaatacagtagcgtatagtaggcctaagtattcattaaaaacatggcaggggttttatttaccaagtatatTGAATATTTATGGCCacggtaacattacacacaatttaaacagtaacactgtgttggatataggaaaataaaacactgtaatttgatcaagtgattctttggctaactactagatggagcctgcgtaccactatTGGTACACTTACTGCAGTTTTAGAATCACTGCTCTATagtatttacaaaaataaatggtTTTCTATACTATTTCTACCTTCACTGATTGGCTGGGAGAGGTCACATGATCATCACAGTCCGGTGTAGGGGTCAGGACAAAGacccaaacatatccacaaagTACCTCACAAGACTGggacgtttttattatttatttttattagaatTTGTGTTTCATGGAAGGTCAAATGGGACAAAGATCAATAAAGAcatttacttaaatgtgtcattactcaagattaattggaattaaatacataagtgTTATTTAtgaagggccaaatgggacacacttaaataaatacatttttaaatatttagttAAATGTGTCATTAGTTAATTCTAATTGgaattacatacacacatacatgtgttattaaatgtgtcattaatgtatttaatgtaaaattattttatCAATTACtgatttatttcatgatttaattattatttatgtgaTGATTTAATTAAAATATGACACATTCAAAGTTTCTTTATTTACAGGTGcttgaaataaattaataaataattaaatcttcaaataattgattaaatCGTGAAACAAttaattacataaataaataaatcatatagAATAATTAAACTATTAAATCATGTAACAATTAAGTAATCGTAAAATAATTAAACAATTAATTatcatgaaataaaaaattaaatgtttaaataattaaatgtaaattTTTGTAACACTCTGTAGCAAGGAAGTCCTGATCCGTGAGCCGGATCAGGCCTGTGAACAGATTCAATCTgatccgcgagatgagtttgttaagtgtaaaattgagctgcatttttaaatgaaagaaacagctgttctaaatgtgtccactggatgtcgcaatagcaattctattaggcaagcaaatagtttataccggggctagcaagtataccaagcaagaggtacacggtaaagctgGGCTACGAGTCCTCCCCCTCGACacaacgtaaaacaaacaggagtaaaataaatagtTGGTAACCCtgcacttaaaatgctgcatgagactctGCACGTTGATGTTGTTCTGTAAAgattattgtcttctgtgcaaatttaaagaaagtaaacagtgtgtgatttactgcaatactgtcagtcatttaagtttttatttttggttttttgaaattgttcacacattgcacagcttttatttttctatcaatacacattGATGCCTCGAAGGCAGGGAGTAACTTAACCCTCTTGAATAGCTTCAACCTCAGTTTGCATGGTTTGTTGAGTAGCAcgggattaatatgtggaaatgacaaatgaggtagttaatacatagaagagtttttatttatgctttatcttgttttttgttcaaccctagatgggctgtgacgtaaagtttaattgctttgtagatgcactgagattaagtctaagttaattttgttcttcatggtgtttttgaaactgcaccgatTTTtcactcagaattttcaactatttgtgatatgtacattttcagaatatgctttttctattttgggctgacgtaaaacaaagaaaacaatctgaaggtgTCGTggttatatttataaattatgccatgattttcctccatgcggcccttgagctgaaatgagtttgacacccctgctctatagcaTTTAACTTATGTTGCTGTCAAATCTAAGTTTAAATGTAGTAAACGTCTATTTTAATTCTGTTCAGGTTCTGGACATTGAAAAGAAGGGCTTCCTCGACCCAGACGATCTATCGCAGTACATGACTGAAGAAGGTAAAAACTACTTCTCAACACAATTCTTGTTGGATGAAAAACATTCAGCCTCTATAATTTCTATTCTTTATTTGCCTTGACATGGCTCTTAAAGGGAAGTTATGTGATGTGCATCGtctgtaacatattgtgttgttaGGTGAAGCCTTCACCCAAGAGGAGATGGATGAGATGCTGACAGCGCTCACAGACCACGAGACCAACCTCAtttacagcaaagacttactcaaCCACCTCATCCTCGACCCTGAAGTGTAGATGATATCACCATTCATCAACGTGTAGACTGTATATACAACTATATAATACATGTATAGAAAAGTTGAGAGCCATTGCTTTTCTGTTGTTCACTTAGCTGCATGAAATTCAACATGAAGGACATTAGTGGGAGAGAACTCAAAAACAACCAAAGCACATTTTGCTGTGTCAGCATTTAATCACAATAAAGTTAGTTAACGTGCATGAAAAAGTTACAAACTGCTTTTCCAACGATGCCACTTATCCCGACTGTAGATAAGAGAAAATGTTTGCAAACATCAGTATGACATTCTTTGAACCCAAAAACCACCacaatttcacagtaaaaacatGACCCGTTAGTGTTCAGCTTAGCTTGCCATCACAAAAGGAGAATACCCAAAAGATTCCCTTCAAGGAATTAAGGCTCATTGACATCAGCATATATTCTCAGTACAGCATCAGACTAATATGATGTAGAGAACATCAATTAATGGaggcatcctttttttttttttttacctcatacaACAGCGTTGCAAGTATTGCAGGGATGCATGGAAACGTGGACTGAATTGAAGATTTAGGAAAGTGGTGAAGAAATAAAAAGCACAAAGGATCTGGAATGGTTCTAGAGGCAGTCCTTGCGGACTATTTGGTCCTAAAAGAGTCTCACACACACAATGTGATTATATAAAATGGAAAGAAAAAGGAATCCAGCATCTGACTGTTGCATCATTTCACTGTGCGTGAAAACATTAAACATTCTTTCACATGCACTGGGAGGGTGCCAACATACCTTCACTTGTGATAAAATGAATACTTAGATTTTTAGTTCAGACAGTAGAAGTGTAAACGGTCTATGAAGAGCAGACAACTCCATTTTTAGGGAGCCGCAACCATTGAAATCCTCTGATCTAGCGTTAGAATCTGTTTTCAAATAAGATGCGAGAGGAAGGTACCAGGATTGAGCCTCACTGCAAATATATGACGATCAAGCAAATATGACTGGCCTGCACATTTAGTCATACTTGGAActttttaaactgtaagtagcaaaaaaaactatgttttttaaatttgcatAAAATGATGCAACACTGGCAGCATTCGATTTAAATTGACTCCAGATTCAACATGGCTGACTTAAAGTCACATGACTACAAAGACAAAAATGGCGTGTAAAGGGAAGTGTGTCAGAGGAAGACGGGTTCAACAACTCTGACTAAAAAATACTAAATGCATATCTTTATCACTGAGGAGCCAATGTACCGGTAGACTTGCTGGAAAGGTCTAGAAAGAGCTTGTGGTCCATGGAGTCCAAGCCAGTGTTGCTCCAACAAACATGTTGCATCACAACATTGCTAgcggtgtgtgagtgtgtttagaTCTGCAGCACCAGGCCAGCAGCTGAGATGTTGTCTCCTCCGCCCGCCGTCTGGTACACCTCTGTGCACACCAGTACGGGTGCCACGCAGATTTCGTAGTCGTCCTCCTCCCAGCAGCTGACGGGCCGACTCTCCTGCAAGGCGATGCGCTGGCTTCCCTCCCGCCGGCTGACGGAGAAAGAGTCGTCCATGATGAGGCGGGCCTTGCTGGGGTCGATGTCGTTGGAGCCGCACACGTGGCGATTGGCCGTCAGCGAGGCTTTGGCTGTGGCCGACATGGTGTTCTTCCACTGGGAGCCTCGAGTCACGATCATGGCCTGGAAGGCTAACGTGTGCACGTGCAGGCGGGTCAGCGGTTTGCTCCAGGCGTGGGCGTCGTCAGCCTGCGCGCTGGCGTCTTTATAGCGTTGGTTGACCAGGCGGTAGACCTCCCTCATCTGGTCCAGCACGGTGGCGACACGAGGGTTTGGGTCTGACAGCACGGTGATGTTGGCGCCTTTCAGTAAACTCAGCAGGTTGGGGAGCTCCTGCTCATTCATGCCTAAAGAGTCCGCCTGTGgagcacaaacaacaaaaacccaTGTAAACTAGCATGGAAGAGGGGAGCCTTACTTTGTATCTGAGTGTTTTCTACCAAGCATGCTTTTGATTTGTTGCtagtgaaaattgcaacattacttttagggagtttggctgagtccgcacagtgctgcttgagtgattttTTTTCCTGGAGCCGGTGTTAAGTCTGCCACCGTATGTaatgtcacgtgcaacaaaggaaTCCAAATATGAcactttgattttacgtgaatcaaaAACCGGTAGTACGGACGGAATTTGGTCAGTGCCTATTAAAGTCACAATCCTAcctgctaaaaataaaaaaaaattattcatttTCTCCCAACTCTGATAAGTGACATTTGATGTTTCTAAAGATACGTACATGAGGAATGACGTAATAAAGCAGGTCTTCCATTATGCTCTCCTCTACAAAGCTGGCCATCTCAAAGTGAACACCGATGGTGGGAGAGGAGGAGACGAGCACTTCTGCCAGGCGGGAGAGCAAAGCGCCACGCTCACCTGAGATGGAGCAGGACGGTAAAACATTGGCTGTATGACGAGCGAGCAAAACAAGTTCATTTCCACTCTTACCTGACTGGAAGGGGAAGTTGTCCATCATTTGTAAGCCGCCCACAACGAGAAGGTCAGGATCAAAGTCTTGGAGTTTCTTGTCAAACTCTTCCATGGACGCCAGGTAGGGATTATGGTCATCACTGTGGACGATGTACCTGCGCACCACCAATTAAATCTTTTTAATAATGTTGTCTCTTAAGTGACCACAGCACAAACTACAACCACAGTAACACACGTATTGTTGTGTTAAAAGGGAAAGTGCACTTTTTAGGGGGGAATTTTGCATATCATTCAAAATCCTTAAGACAGACGAGGTGGCTAACAGTACAGCGGATGGTAGTCATCTATTTCGGTCATAAAGCCCTGcaaaaaaacagccaaaaaacgccaacaataatCAATTTACATGACCTGAACATCAACCAAgtactagtgatattgttattataagcgctaacacataggaactacttttagcggcccCGAGATCACAGAGCGCCAACTaccttatgcagctattgacacaCTGAGCCGTGTGAGATGCTGCATCGCCCCTGAATTGgtaaaagttcattctagatgataaatAATGCCTCACTTGTACAGTACAAGGTTGTGGGCATAAACCGaggagttggtcaactttgacattcaatttagttctggagatggcgagaaagacacatttttattttttacctgtgTGAGGATTCTGATTAATTCTTAATCTAAACATGAAGATACACACATCCCATCAGTctgtatcccagtgagagcagacattgtacagtaagtgattgttttattatgttggcagtttgtgtttcttgtttagcacttagtaaTAATGCTACTTGCTGGACCTGATTATCACTCAGTTTCTAAGACTTGTAGATCATCttccgtatattcaggctcaaaaatataaggttctggatcataatttgtccaaAAGTAGTCGTCCTTGGCTCTCATGATGTCTGCTATGATTATTAGTAGTTGTTGTGATGACTATGTGAAATTATTACGCAGCCGTAtgttaaaaatgaccaaaattcatgaatactacatgttattatgaatgtgcgtgttattacattacataaatatacttacagCCAGAGTTGTAACAAGGATTTGACAAATGCCAAGGTCAAAAAATGGTGGTCCAAGAGAAGATTTGAAAGGCTAAAATCCTGGGTTTTTCCAGCACCATATACAGTAAATTATATTACCTTGAGAAACACAATGAACAATCCACTTTTTTAAAAATTACTATGCTGAAGTTACGCGCATTAAACAATTTAACATTCTTAAAACATAAGCTTGAAAACTTCAACTCGACTCCAGCATTGACTTAAAACTCACGACCTCCTGATTCGTAGTTCATATTTTAGTCACGCGCGCAACAGGGGAAATCGGAAGCGAAGGGAGAAATTCTGTTAATACTCTAATCAGTGACAGCATGACATATGCCGGAATAGTTTGGAGTAAAATTTCCAatgaagcgccttgtcattcaataattaACATTTGACATGCGCTTCTTCAAACACGGATAGCAAAGCTCTATGCACAGCGTGTGTTCTGTGTTTAGGGCTGACTGACACGACAGTTTTATACCAACAGTCTTTCACATCAATTTCGTACTGGGGAAATCAACATTACTTACGTCAATAGAGTTTAATGTTAACGTTATGTTGACGGCACATTTCGGATCGAATGATGATTTAAGCAAAAGTGGACGATATTGTCTGGCGTTGTAGCAGGTTCAGCTGTACATGGCCAAAGATCTTATGAGAGACAATGATCTACCACATTGTGACATACAGCGCACACGATGTACCACACAAAGTACATTGACAGTATGTCCTATCATCTTCTTCTTGTCACTTCAAAAAAGACAGAGGACATGACCTCagtgtcctcaatggtagttactgccatgcttacagcatgtatataaaacgttgatggaggcttTAGGATGCTTTTAcagcgctttataggcaaaatacagcaaatcccattacctccattgttagctgacttttgctggtGTTAATTTACGAgtcagaatgcataaaaaaagacaaatgtgtgtgcttgtctcacataaggattgtgaatgacaggcaaaattcccaaaaataatgcagttcctctttaacacCTCTTTAATTATGGagctaaaaaaaactcaaaagtcTGAAACTGAAAAATCAAGTTTTGATGTTGAATTtgtaaaaatacatttgtatatTCAACATAAAAATTagtacacaaaaaaatatttatcaggtaaaaaataattaagaTTTTGTCTGATAATTCTTttgaacaaaattattttttttatttttcactttcatatattttaatatttgagCTTCTGTTTTTTTCAGATTTCAATTTCTTTTCTACAGTTTCAATGTGTAATTTATTTTACAGTTTCAGATCTTTTTCagattaaaatcctttttttcccccgaaTTTTGCGTGCCATCAACTGAGAGAGGCGTGGCATCATAGAGACCACCTTGCCTTCAGGGAACGTAAAAACTAAACAGTTCAACTCCACACTTTACGTAGGCCCCACCAGAGGTCCCCAACCATCGGACACAGCCGCAATTAATTTATTGGAAAAATAATATACTGTTAGAGAGCCCATATTTTTGgcatgtttatgttttgtttcatTCTGCTTCGCTGAGTGTTCACTTCTGCACTTAATTTAGCCGTAGTTAAATACACCAAGGACCAAAGTAAAACCAATGTCACCAAATGTGTTATTATAAACGACTTTGGGTTCGTTTTGTAACGT
This is a stretch of genomic DNA from Nerophis lumbriciformis linkage group LG06, RoL_Nlum_v2.1, whole genome shotgun sequence. It encodes these proteins:
- the adpgk2 gene encoding ADP-dependent glucokinase gives rise to the protein MEGGGRASWVKYGPLVSLFVLFLAIWFRSPDRGLLDDRLDTVLSSLLRAERKVGINDVARPKVAIGFGGCVDLIVDAVSLLNKIGITPADQPLHHDVIDSAEQLSQSFAYFFAPGAAAERFVLNETLFSELVDASRDLPGNRWAVGGNAPVIAGRMATEGCDVLLGGSFSHDFTDVLSQHITVAGNIVDEPDIHLILEYPSGATWGHYSSRRANRYIVHSDDHNPYLASMEEFDKKLQDFDPDLLVVGGLQMMDNFPFQSGERGALLSRLAEVLVSSSPTIGVHFEMASFVEESIMEDLLYYVIPHADSLGMNEQELPNLLSLLKGANITVLSDPNPRVATVLDQMREVYRLVNQRYKDASAQADDAHAWSKPLTRLHVHTLAFQAMIVTRGSQWKNTMSATAKASLTANRHVCGSNDIDPSKARLIMDDSFSVSRREGSQRIALQESRPVSCWEEDDYEICVAPVLVCTEVYQTAGGGDNISAAGLVLQI
- the efcab2 gene encoding dynein regulatory complex protein 8 produces the protein MAVNIKTAEVQKKIRAAFEAFDYQSNQTADVREIGTIIYSLGCFPTQADLHNFIAEVEEDETGYIHLDRFLPAMTTVLLEHKFPPITEDVLLQAFEVLDIEKKGFLDPDDLSQYMTEEGEAFTQEEMDEMLTALTDHETNLIYSKDLLNHLILDPEV